TTGTTATCCTCTAGACAAAAGGAAGCTTTATGCCCTTCTGCTACTCGGTTTCCTTGAGAATCAATGATGTCATAGTGAGCAAACACTTCCATGCTATGGTAGTGcctgaaaagaataataaacttTAGTGTGAAtgctgtatttttgtttgttgtatttgttaCAATAGTTTTTATGATTAAATATACTATACGAGTATTTACATCGTTTTCTTGCTTTTACTTATGCCTGTTTGGCCTTTGAGGCCACATCTATATAAGTATTGCATTATTCATAAACACTTACTGAAGTTGTGTGCCGCATACTGCATTTCTGATACTGTACATACATACTCATTATCGTCATAATTCTGAAATCTTTGTACCAACTAACTGAGTTGGACTGACTTACATATGACAGGCGTGCCACTCCCAGTACTGCTTGGGAAGGAAAGGTCGGAAAGCTTCATCTCCTTGGTTGAATATCCTGGCAGTGAAGCGCATGAGTCTCCGAGTATTGAGGTGCCACCCATAGCCACTCTTCTGTGAAGGATGAAAAATACTTATCAATGTGCATTTAATGATATTAAATGTATTTTACAGACCATTCAGACAAAAATTTTTACAAACATCTGGTTTTAATATGAACAACCAATATCTGACAatcagaaaaaataacaaataatgtaCGAGTAAATGTCACATTATGTATATAAGACAAATTCTGTTTATGACTCATCACTTGAAGTAAATAGCAGCACTGAGCCTAACCTCAACCTCCGCAGATGAGGTGGCTAGACAATTTTCTTCCATAGCGCACTGCAGGAAGAAGAGCTGCTTGTCCTCCAGGCGAGCTGACCTTGCCAATTCCATGTGGTCTGGCACCAAATCTGCCATTTCTTTTGGCAAAGAGAGTTGGATCATTAAGAAAACATCCTGGTATTATAAGATACATAGTATACATTTATTTCATAAAACTTGATAATGTTTTATACATTTTACAGACCATTCCAGAAAGGATTTGGGAACAACAGAATTGCAAGATGTGAATTTTCTGAAAGCCTCTCATATTAGAAAAATATTCCTAAACAGTGCCACTGACAATGACAAAAATTACATATCATGTTATATTATATTTAACAGCATACCTACCCACTTATGTATGATGTGTAGCtctatactaaaaaaaaaaaaatgttgaaactcataaTCAACCAAAATGCATTGTGTCTGAGGCTTTCTGTAATGATGCAACCAGCACAGTTTGGCTCAGAGCAAGTTCAACTGCTTCTTGAAACAAAATTCACTAAATTTTCAATACTGAGCTGCTTAATTTGAGTGTGATTTAACTAATATGGATTTTAAATATAAGACTCATAATTTAGTGATGATGGTGCAATGCATAATCAGGCAatgcaattacacacacacacacacacacacacacacagacacacacacacacacacactaagaattGGTTACTTGGATGCTGCAAATCAAACATGGGCAGAGAGAATGTTATGAGCTTACTTTGAACACAGGTGACTCCAGCAATATTCCCATTTGCAGATGGATCAGGACAGAAAACCTCCCCCACATCATCATGGAGGCACTGTTCTAACTTTCCCTCATTTCCGGTGCACTTCATGCCGCTGATAATGATATCTGATCGATTTCCCCCAAAGAAGTCTGTTGATGAGGATTTTTTGTAATACAGATTGAATTTAAAATTGATTCAAAAATAATTTACCAATAACTAGATAGAACTGTATTACATGTTTCAAAATTGTGAAAGAATATGGGGCAATGGCAGACTACTGCACTGTATTTAAACCTTCTTGATTTGTAggaaaccaagagagagagagagagagagagagagagagagagagagagaatttgctataaatacttttgatttatatatctttatatttttatctatttatttattcatgtatatttatctattttattcattcatttattgtatAGTGTGACATGACTCATTTTCAATTTTTGCTCAGTCGCACCTGTGGACAAAGCTCCTTGGGCATAACCGTACCCCAGATGGCGGCACACCACCATGCCCTCCAGCAGGGACCAACCATCGCCACACAGAAGCCCCCACTCCTCAGACCCCGCCAGCTGCACCTCCACTCGACCTTCGAACTCCGACCGTCCTCCCTGCAGGCGAagcttcaccttcccttccaccgCGTGCTGAAATAGTTGTTCAGTGTTATATTAACTTGCAAATTTACGACACACTATAACCTCATGAAAATATTTCGTTTATATTTCCTGATTTTCTTGTGAGGGGGAaaataatatttatatatatatcttaagtaaaataaataaaacatataatCCGTAGCCATTCAACTCGAAAACTCAAAATAGTAGCTTCTTAATCACTTGATCTCGcccatgcagagagagagagagagaggcgtgggggTTGGGGTAGAAATGAGTTCGGCATTTTAATTAGCACGTCTTACTTTTAATACGGTTTTATTTGTAATGATTGGCTCATCTCGTGGAGGTAAAGTGGGCGATggagtagaggaagagaagtgactCCTGCAAACTACCCCAGCTGCTTCGTCTCGCTCGCAGTCGTGGATTCCCCAGCCGTCAAATTTGCACTGTGTCAGATTCTTCTCCGTTCCCATGCAGAAAAGGTTATCCATCCAGAATCTGTCTGTGGGGAGGTGAAGATAAAGAGTTGAGGAATCGCATGCAGCGTAATATGTCGGCCATAATTCCACAAGATATGAGTTCCGAGAAGAGAAGATGTGAGGAACTGGTGTTGGTGTGAAGCAAGTCTGACGGGGCACTACATTCATCCACATCAAGGTATTTATGCTTTGTTCAGTATTTTAGATGAATGGCCTAgcaaacaggaagaaggaatcACACGAGTGATGggcatatttacttattaatggattttaatataaaaaatcaatattcaCGTTTTTGTTTACCCTTCATTGTCTCGGAAGTGTGTGTGAAATAGCACTTACCTCTGGCATGACCGTAGACTCCACTGTAGGTAACTTTTTCAAGGCCAGGGAAACCCAAAGCCTTGCAGACCATTTCACCCTCACGGTCATCCCACTCATCGTCACAAATGTTACCCCAGCGGTTTTCGTGGAATATTTGCACGTTTCCTGCAACGAAGCAAGTGTTAGGGAGTAATAAGTGTTAAGTGTTGAAGTGTGAATATGAAATTGTTATGTTACACCGATCCCACCAAACTGCGCCTGTCACAGATACCCTTTAGTCTATACCATGGCTATGTAAGTTTTCTGAAcgttgtctgagagagagagagagagagagagagagagagagagagagagagagagagagagagagagacttattagGAGTGATATTACCtgaccaatttttttttaacctcttcATTCCCTCGTCACCAATGATGCTACTCTCGATCATAATCAATGGCTCCTTTGCGTTACTTATGCATTTATCATGGAGCTATAACATGGAGAGGTCTCCTGCTCCGCTCTCATGACAAGTAAAGCCAATGGGCAGTGCttatcgagtttttttttttttcttttctttttatgtaggaaggacactggccaagagcaacaaaaatccaataaaaaaaaatgcccactgaaatgccagtcccataaaagggtcaaagcagtagtcaaaaattgatgaataagtgtcttgaaacctccctcttgaaggaattcaagttttagaaaggtggaaatacagaagcaggcagggagttccagagtttaccagaggtagggatgaatgattgggaatactggttaactcttgcgttagagaggtggacagaataggggtgagagaaagaagaaagtcttgtgcagcgaggccgtgggaggaggggaggcatgcagttagcaagatcagaagagcagttagcatgaaaa
The Scylla paramamosain isolate STU-SP2022 chromosome 3, ASM3559412v1, whole genome shotgun sequence genome window above contains:
- the LOC135091755 gene encoding lysyl oxidase homolog 2-like isoform X2 translates to MSPLRILTLLMVLMVVMAMMTEEVEGVRRRRRRRRPRGKRVRAEGGKGTRRIRHTGGRRAEFVRRRLRKARRHNDEGTLRLIDGRAEWEGNVQIFHENRWGNICDDEWDDREGEMVCKALGFPGLEKVTYSGVYGHARDRFWMDNLFCMGTEKNLTQCKFDGWGIHDCERDEAAGVVCRSHFSSSTPSPTLPPRDEPIITNKTVLKHAVEGKVKLRLQGGRSEFEGRVEVQLAGSEEWGLLCGDGWSLLEGMVVCRHLGYGYAQGALSTDFFGGNRSDIIISGMKCTGNEGKLEQCLHDDVGEVFCPDPSANGNIAGVTCVQKMADLVPDHMELARSARLEDKQLFFLQCAMEENCLATSSAEVEKSGYGWHLNTRRLMRFTARIFNQGDEAFRPFLPKQYWEWHACHMHYHSMEVFAHYDIIDSQGNRVAEGHKASFCLEDNNCLPDVEPVFKCANYGDQGISPGCTDTYAYNIDCQWVDITDLKPGTYTFKVAVNPEFKVAEMSFDNNAAICELIYGETSLWVGNCSLARP
- the LOC135091755 gene encoding lysyl oxidase homolog 2-like isoform X1, whose translation is MSPLRILTLLMVLMVVMAMMTEEVEGVRRRRRRRRPRGKRVRAEGGKGTRRIRHTGGRRAEFVRRRLRKARRHNDEGTLRLIDGRAEWEGNVQIFHENRWGNICDDEWDDREGEMVCKALGFPGLEKVTYSGVYGHARDRFWMDNLFCMGTEKNLTQCKFDGWGIHDCERDEAAGVVCRSHFSSSTPSPTLPPRDEPIITNKTVLKHAVEGKVKLRLQGGRSEFEGRVEVQLAGSEEWGLLCGDGWSLLEGMVVCRHLGYGYAQGALSTDFFGGNRSDIIISGMKCTGNEGKLEQCLHDDVGEVFCPDPSANGNIAGVTCVQKMADLVPDHMELARSARLEDKQLFFLQCAMEENCLATSSAEVEKSGYGWHLNTRRLMRFTARIFNQGDEAFRPFLPKQYWEWHACHMHYHSMEVFAHYDIIDSQGNRVAEGHKASFCLEDNNCLPDVEPVFKCANYGDQGISPGCTDTYAYNIDCQWVDITDLKPGTYTFKLAINPEFKVAEKTFDNNAASCEMIYGTQNVWIGNCTLGRP
- the LOC135091755 gene encoding lysyl oxidase homolog 2-like isoform X3, which gives rise to MTTKDCNSGVVPCHQDFDGNVQIFHENRWGNICDDEWDDREGEMVCKALGFPGLEKVTYSGVYGHARDRFWMDNLFCMGTEKNLTQCKFDGWGIHDCERDEAAGVVCRSHFSSSTPSPTLPPRDEPIITNKTVLKHAVEGKVKLRLQGGRSEFEGRVEVQLAGSEEWGLLCGDGWSLLEGMVVCRHLGYGYAQGALSTDFFGGNRSDIIISGMKCTGNEGKLEQCLHDDVGEVFCPDPSANGNIAGVTCVQKMADLVPDHMELARSARLEDKQLFFLQCAMEENCLATSSAEVEKSGYGWHLNTRRLMRFTARIFNQGDEAFRPFLPKQYWEWHACHMHYHSMEVFAHYDIIDSQGNRVAEGHKASFCLEDNNCLPDVEPVFKCANYGDQGISPGCTDTYAYNIDCQWVDITDLKPGTYTFKLAINPEFKVAEKTFDNNAASCEMIYGTQNVWIGNCTLGRP